One genomic segment of Marinitoga piezophila KA3 includes these proteins:
- a CDS encoding F0F1 ATP synthase subunit C, with protein sequence MAVEQVAQEIVKSGSEAALGTGLYYMGKFIGAGLAMGIGAVGPGVGEGNVGAHAMDAMARQPEMAGTLTTRMLLAMAVTESTGLYSLVIALLMLIVLP encoded by the coding sequence ATGGCTGTTGAACAGGTAGCACAGGAAATTGTAAAATCAGGAAGTGAAGCTGCATTAGGTACAGGTTTATACTACATGGGTAAATTTATTGGTGCAGGTTTAGCTATGGGTATTGGTGCTGTAGGTCCAGGTGTTGGAGAAGGTAATGTTGGTGCTCATGCTATGGATGCTATGGCAAGACAACCTGAAATGGCTGGTACATTAACAACAAGAATGTTGCTTGCTATGGCTGTTACAGAATCAACAGGTTTATATTCATTGGTTATCGCATTATTGATGTTAATCGTTTTACCATAA
- the atpF gene encoding F0F1 ATP synthase subunit B, whose amino-acid sequence MLDINFTSLVNLAGFFVLLYFLWVSLYKPFFDIAEKRRQIVESELNQSEKLRKEAEEKLAQANKELEEIRAKKEDIIKDAENLAKDIIAKAKEDAMNEKSRIISAAEKEAAEIKEEAYKDIQNKVVSLSIAIASMILKKNIDEKVNEEIIKRAFEALDKGEKL is encoded by the coding sequence ATGTTAGATATAAATTTTACGTCATTGGTTAATTTAGCAGGATTTTTTGTTTTATTATATTTTCTCTGGGTATCATTATACAAACCATTTTTTGATATTGCAGAGAAAAGAAGGCAAATAGTTGAAAGTGAGTTAAATCAATCTGAAAAACTCAGAAAAGAAGCTGAAGAGAAATTAGCTCAGGCAAATAAAGAGCTTGAAGAGATAAGAGCAAAGAAAGAAGATATTATAAAAGATGCAGAAAATCTTGCAAAAGATATAATTGCCAAAGCTAAAGAAGATGCAATGAATGAGAAAAGCAGAATAATTTCTGCAGCAGAAAAAGAAGCAGCTGAAATTAAAGAAGAAGCATATAAAGATATACAAAATAAAGTTGTTTCATTATCAATTGCAATTGCATCAATGATTTTAAAGAAAAATATCGATGAAAAAGTGAACGAAGAAATAATTAAAAGAGCATTTGAAGCTTTGGATAAGGGTGAAAAGTTATGA
- the atpH gene encoding ATP synthase F1 subunit delta produces the protein MKASISVATRYVDAFFEYLSKNNKLDKLEEYVNAIKKIVEKIENDHMFADMIGNPLLPKDYIAMEIAKTAEIDDVDFNKFIRAIVYKKRQLMLPMIFTLLEQKNNELKKVVKVKVITPYALNKENIEELRGLIHKKTGRTAELDSEIDESLIGGMQLQLEDKVFDYSVKGILEKIGREYASKRG, from the coding sequence ATGAAAGCTTCAATTTCAGTTGCAACAAGATATGTAGATGCTTTTTTTGAATATTTATCAAAAAATAATAAATTGGATAAGTTAGAAGAATATGTTAATGCTATAAAGAAAATAGTTGAAAAAATTGAAAATGATCATATGTTTGCTGATATGATAGGTAATCCTTTGCTTCCAAAGGATTATATTGCTATGGAGATAGCAAAAACGGCAGAGATAGATGATGTTGATTTTAATAAGTTTATTAGAGCTATTGTTTATAAGAAGAGGCAATTAATGTTGCCAATGATTTTTACTTTATTAGAACAAAAAAACAATGAACTAAAAAAAGTAGTAAAGGTAAAGGTTATAACACCTTATGCCTTAAATAAAGAAAATATAGAAGAATTAAGAGGATTAATACATAAAAAAACCGGTAGAACAGCAGAGTTAGATTCTGAAATAGACGAATCATTAATAGGTGGTATGCAATTACAACTTGAAGACAAAGTATTTGACTATTCAGTAAAAGGAATACTGGAAAAAATCGGACGCGAGTACGCTTCCAAGCGGGGGTGA
- the atpA gene encoding F0F1 ATP synthase subunit alpha, with product MRINPDELEKVIEERIKSYESGEIKEVGWIIQVGDGIARAYGLRDAMASELVEIHTDEGEVIDGIALNLEEDNVGIIILGDYKVIKEGNKVVRTGRIAEVPVGEELLGRVVNPLGQPLDGKGPINAKNTRPIEFKAPGVVLRKPVDTPLQTGLKAIDTMIPIGRGQRELIIGDRQTGKTAIAIDTIINQKGKGVHCIYVAVGQKSSSVARTVAKLEQHGAMEYTTVVVASASDPASLLYLAPYAGCAMGEYFMFNGKDALVVYDDLSKHAAAYRELSLLLRRPPGREAYPGDVFYLHSRLLERAARLNEKYGGGSLTALPIIETQANDVSAYIPTNVISITDGQIYLEPSLFYAGQRPAVNVGLSVSRVGGAAQIKAMKQVAGSLRLDLAQYRELEAFAQFATELDESTRKQLIRGEKLSELLKQGQYMPMDVEDQIAVVFAGVNGYLDDIPTSSISKFEKEFLQFLKSNRPSILEAIKTKKKIDDELEKDLRKAIEDFKQGFQA from the coding sequence TTGAGAATAAATCCTGATGAACTTGAAAAGGTAATTGAGGAACGTATTAAATCATATGAATCAGGTGAAATAAAAGAAGTTGGATGGATTATCCAGGTTGGTGACGGTATTGCCAGAGCATATGGGTTAAGAGATGCAATGGCAAGTGAGCTTGTGGAAATCCATACAGATGAAGGTGAAGTAATAGATGGTATAGCCTTAAACCTTGAAGAAGATAATGTTGGTATTATTATACTTGGTGATTATAAGGTTATTAAGGAAGGAAACAAAGTTGTTAGAACAGGAAGAATTGCAGAAGTTCCTGTTGGAGAAGAATTATTAGGAAGAGTTGTTAATCCTTTGGGACAGCCTTTAGATGGAAAAGGTCCAATTAATGCTAAAAATACAAGACCAATAGAATTTAAAGCTCCAGGTGTTGTATTAAGAAAGCCTGTTGATACACCATTACAGACAGGTTTAAAAGCTATTGATACAATGATTCCTATTGGAAGAGGTCAAAGGGAATTAATTATTGGAGATAGACAAACAGGTAAAACAGCAATAGCTATAGATACAATCATTAACCAAAAAGGTAAAGGCGTTCACTGTATTTATGTTGCAGTAGGTCAGAAATCATCATCTGTTGCAAGAACAGTTGCAAAACTTGAGCAACATGGTGCAATGGAATATACAACAGTTGTTGTAGCAAGTGCAAGTGATCCAGCATCATTATTGTATCTTGCTCCATATGCAGGTTGTGCAATGGGCGAATATTTCATGTTTAATGGAAAAGATGCACTTGTTGTATATGATGACCTTTCAAAACACGCAGCAGCTTATAGGGAACTTTCATTGCTCTTGAGAAGACCACCAGGACGTGAAGCATATCCAGGTGATGTATTTTACTTGCATTCCAGATTATTGGAAAGGGCAGCAAGATTAAATGAAAAATATGGCGGAGGTTCATTAACCGCATTACCTATAATCGAAACACAGGCAAATGATGTTTCTGCATATATTCCTACAAATGTTATTTCTATTACAGATGGACAGATTTATCTTGAACCATCATTGTTCTATGCAGGACAAAGACCAGCTGTTAATGTTGGTTTATCAGTTTCAAGGGTTGGTGGTGCTGCACAGATTAAAGCTATGAAACAGGTTGCTGGTAGTTTGAGGCTTGATCTTGCACAGTACCGTGAACTTGAAGCATTTGCGCAATTTGCAACAGAACTTGATGAATCAACAAGGAAACAGTTAATCAGAGGTGAAAAGCTTTCTGAACTATTAAAACAGGGGCAATATATGCCTATGGATGTTGAAGATCAGATTGCAGTCGTATTTGCTGGTGTAAATGGATATCTTGATGATATACCAACATCAAGCATATCAAAATTTGAAAAAGAATTCTTACAATTCTTAAAATCAAATAGACCTTCTATTTTAGAAGCAATAAAAACTAAAAAGAAAATTGATGATGAACTTGAAAAAGACTTAAGAAAAGCTATTGAAGACTTTAAACAGGGTTTTCAGGCTTAA
- the atpG gene encoding ATP synthase F1 subunit gamma: MSRGKLRILKQRRASTQSTMKITKAMEMVAAAKANKIVKDIQALKDYAYYAEKVIKKLSPVEDSIYTSKKPGTLIVTVTPDMGLCGAFPMELAKEAMNLANKTEDFVGFVNIGTKGEIELKKTGKLILSRTKLYDVPTQENAEYVLDDIIDIIEEKGIGKVKVVYGAFKNALVQKPEIVDLLPVSFEGKNESRYEYEPDSKELFEEAAYLYLLSKMYMILYETKISELYARKNAMHNATDNAKNLIEKLTLAYNKARQASITQELIEIVNGAQALQEE, from the coding sequence ATGAGTCGTGGAAAACTTAGAATATTAAAACAAAGGCGTGCTTCAACGCAGTCAACTATGAAAATTACAAAAGCAATGGAAATGGTTGCTGCGGCAAAAGCCAACAAGATTGTAAAAGATATTCAGGCATTAAAAGATTATGCATATTATGCAGAAAAGGTAATAAAAAAATTATCTCCTGTTGAAGATAGTATATATACATCAAAAAAGCCTGGCACTTTAATAGTAACAGTTACACCAGATATGGGGTTGTGCGGAGCATTCCCGATGGAATTAGCGAAAGAAGCTATGAACTTAGCAAATAAAACAGAAGATTTTGTTGGTTTTGTAAATATTGGAACAAAAGGTGAAATAGAACTTAAAAAAACAGGCAAATTAATATTATCCAGAACCAAACTATACGATGTTCCTACGCAGGAAAATGCAGAATATGTTCTTGATGATATAATTGATATTATTGAAGAAAAAGGTATAGGAAAGGTTAAAGTAGTATATGGTGCATTTAAAAATGCCCTTGTCCAAAAACCTGAAATAGTTGATTTGCTTCCTGTATCTTTTGAAGGCAAAAATGAATCAAGATATGAATATGAACCAGATTCAAAAGAACTATTTGAAGAAGCTGCATATTTATATCTTTTATCAAAAATGTATATGATTTTGTATGAAACAAAGATTAGTGAATTATATGCAAGGAAAAATGCAATGCATAATGCTACAGATAATGCAAAGAACTTAATCGAAAAGCTCACATTAGCTTATAATAAAGCAAGACAGGCTTCAATTACACAGGAATTAATCGAAATAGTAAACGGAGCACAGGCATTGCAAGAAGAATAA
- the atpD gene encoding F0F1 ATP synthase subunit beta: MEKNIGKVVSIIGPVVDVKFDTGKLPEVYNALEVINPYTNHKLVLEVEQLIGDNTVRCVALDSTDGLKRGLEVVDTGEPIKVPVGDATLGRMFNLLGDPIDERGDVNAKEYWPIHREPPTLKEQSTEIEILETGIKVIDLLAPFPKGGKIGFFGGAGVGKTVLVMELIRNIAIEHKGLSLFAGVGERTREGNDLWLEMQESGVLPNTALVFGQMNEPPGARFRIALTALTMAEYFRDVQKKDVLLFIDNIFRFVQAGSEVSALLGRMPSAVGYQPTLATDVGQLQERITSTKDGSITSVQAVYVPADDITDPAPATTFTHLEATIVLSRQIAELGLYPAVDPLDSTSKVLDPAVLGDEHYSVARGVQQVLQRYKDLQDIIAILGIEELSEEDKLTVQRARKIQRFLTQPFFVAEKFSGIEGQYVKVEDTVKGFKEILEGKYDHIPEQAFYMVGTIEQALEKAKNMGIKV, encoded by the coding sequence GTGGAAAAAAATATAGGAAAAGTAGTTAGTATCATAGGCCCCGTTGTGGATGTTAAATTTGATACAGGTAAACTTCCAGAAGTTTATAATGCACTTGAAGTTATAAATCCATATACTAATCATAAACTTGTTTTAGAGGTTGAACAATTAATTGGTGATAATACAGTTAGATGTGTTGCACTTGATTCTACAGACGGTTTAAAAAGAGGGCTTGAAGTTGTAGATACAGGAGAACCTATTAAGGTACCTGTAGGTGATGCTACACTTGGTAGAATGTTCAATCTTCTTGGTGATCCAATTGATGAAAGAGGCGATGTTAATGCAAAAGAATATTGGCCAATTCATAGGGAACCACCAACATTAAAAGAACAATCAACAGAAATTGAAATACTTGAAACAGGTATTAAGGTTATTGACCTTCTTGCACCATTCCCAAAAGGTGGTAAGATAGGTTTCTTCGGTGGTGCAGGTGTTGGTAAAACAGTTCTTGTTATGGAACTTATAAGAAATATCGCTATTGAACATAAAGGTCTTTCACTTTTTGCTGGTGTTGGAGAAAGAACCAGGGAAGGTAATGACTTATGGCTTGAAATGCAAGAATCAGGAGTTTTACCAAATACAGCTCTTGTATTCGGTCAGATGAACGAACCACCAGGAGCAAGGTTTAGAATAGCTTTAACAGCATTGACAATGGCTGAATACTTTAGAGATGTTCAGAAAAAAGATGTATTATTATTTATAGATAATATCTTCAGATTTGTTCAGGCTGGTTCGGAGGTTTCTGCTCTTTTAGGACGTATGCCATCAGCTGTTGGTTATCAACCAACACTTGCAACTGACGTTGGTCAGTTACAGGAAAGAATTACATCTACAAAAGATGGTTCTATTACATCTGTTCAGGCTGTTTATGTTCCTGCAGATGATATTACAGACCCTGCTCCAGCAACAACATTTACACATCTTGAAGCAACAATTGTTTTATCAAGGCAAATTGCAGAATTAGGTTTATATCCTGCAGTTGATCCACTTGATTCAACATCAAAGGTTCTTGATCCGGCAGTTCTTGGTGATGAACATTATAGTGTTGCTCGTGGTGTTCAACAGGTATTGCAGAGATATAAAGATTTACAGGATATTATTGCTATTCTTGGTATTGAAGAATTATCAGAAGAAGATAAACTTACAGTTCAAAGAGCAAGAAAAATACAGAGATTCTTAACTCAACCATTTTTTGTTGCAGAAAAGTTCTCTGGAATTGAAGGTCAATATGTAAAAGTTGAAGACACAGTAAAAGGATTTAAAGAAATTTTAGAAGGAAAATACGACCATATTCCTGAACAGGCATTCTATATGGTTGGTACAATAGAACAGGCATTGGAAAAGGCAAAGAATATGGGAATAAAAGTTTAA
- the atpC gene encoding ATP synthase F1 subunit epsilon, translating to MFDLKIVTPKGVKTTIEAEYAEFTTIEGGMGVLTNRLPIVAKLKVAPLKVRHKDGKEEVFAVHGGILEMDGKEMIVLTTAAERPDEIDVETAMKAIEAAKEKLNHAESSVEKAKVQAEIEKNMVRISIAKK from the coding sequence ATGTTTGATTTAAAAATAGTAACCCCCAAAGGAGTAAAAACAACAATTGAAGCAGAATATGCCGAATTTACAACAATAGAAGGTGGCATGGGTGTTTTAACAAATAGATTGCCCATTGTTGCCAAATTAAAAGTAGCTCCTTTAAAGGTAAGACACAAAGATGGAAAAGAAGAAGTATTTGCTGTTCATGGCGGAATTCTTGAAATGGACGGTAAAGAGATGATAGTTCTTACCACAGCAGCCGAAAGGCCTGATGAAATAGATGTAGAGACTGCAATGAAAGCAATTGAAGCTGCAAAAGAAAAATTAAATCATGCAGAAAGTTCTGTTGAAAAAGCAAAAGTCCAGGCAGAAATTGAGAAGAACATGGTAAGAATATCAATTGCGAAAAAATAA
- the purB gene encoding adenylosuccinate lyase, producing the protein MIERYSLSPLKELWSEEEKYKRWLEIELAVIEAFEEKNIAPKGTAEKIRKKAVIDVEKILEIESVVDHDVIAFIKSITDEMGDEARFFHKGLTSSDIVDTAWSLGLKRAGEIILKEMYTLADILKDNAVKYKYLYTVGRSHGVHAEPTSFGLKMLSYLAELNRNIDRLKNSIDNISFGKLSGAVGNYANIDPEIEEIALNKLGLKPETVATQVVPRDRHAEFLSTLALIGAGIERIAIEIRHLQKTEVLEAQEPFKKGQRGSSAMPHKKNPILCERLTGMARMLRSYTVGGYENIALWHERDISHSSVERVFLPDATLIAYYMVKKTQYLMENLIVYEDRIKETFQRSYNLVYSQRVLLALIDKGLSREEGYKFVQKYALEAWDNRNDFKEILWNDEKIRSLFSKEEFDKLFTPDYYLRNIDAIYKRFGL; encoded by the coding sequence ATGATTGAAAGGTATTCCCTATCCCCCTTAAAGGAATTATGGTCAGAAGAAGAAAAATACAAAAGATGGCTGGAAATCGAATTAGCAGTTATTGAAGCTTTTGAGGAAAAAAATATTGCACCAAAAGGTACTGCTGAAAAAATTAGAAAAAAAGCTGTTATTGATGTCGAAAAAATTCTTGAAATTGAAAGTGTAGTAGATCATGATGTCATTGCCTTTATTAAATCTATAACAGATGAAATGGGTGATGAAGCAAGATTCTTTCATAAAGGATTAACCTCTTCAGACATAGTAGATACAGCCTGGTCTTTGGGATTAAAAAGAGCTGGAGAAATAATTTTAAAAGAAATGTATACATTAGCTGATATTTTAAAAGATAATGCTGTTAAATATAAATATCTTTACACTGTAGGAAGGTCTCATGGTGTTCATGCAGAACCAACTTCTTTTGGTTTAAAGATGCTTTCCTATCTTGCTGAATTAAATAGAAATATTGATCGTTTAAAAAATTCTATAGATAATATTTCATTTGGAAAATTAAGTGGTGCAGTGGGAAATTACGCAAATATTGATCCGGAAATTGAAGAAATTGCTCTTAATAAATTAGGATTAAAGCCAGAAACTGTTGCTACACAGGTTGTTCCAAGAGATAGACATGCTGAATTTCTTTCAACACTTGCTTTAATTGGTGCCGGAATTGAAAGAATTGCAATAGAGATAAGGCATTTACAAAAAACTGAAGTACTTGAAGCTCAGGAACCTTTCAAAAAAGGACAAAGAGGTTCATCAGCAATGCCGCACAAAAAGAATCCTATACTCTGTGAAAGACTGACCGGTATGGCAAGAATGCTCAGAAGTTATACTGTTGGAGGATACGAAAACATTGCACTATGGCATGAAAGGGATATTTCTCATTCATCTGTGGAAAGAGTATTTCTTCCTGATGCAACATTAATTGCATATTATATGGTGAAAAAAACACAATATTTAATGGAAAACTTAATTGTTTACGAGGATAGAATAAAGGAAACCTTTCAAAGATCATATAATCTTGTTTATTCGCAAAGAGTGTTATTAGCTTTGATTGATAAAGGGTTAAGCCGTGAAGAAGGTTATAAATTCGTTCAAAAATATGCTCTTGAAGCATGGGATAACAGAAATGATTTTAAAGAAATATTATGGAATGACGAAAAAATACGTTCCTTATTTTCAAAGGAAGAGTTTGATAAATTATTTACTCCTGACTATTATCTTAGAAATATTGACGCCATATATAAACGTTTTGGGTTATAA
- a CDS encoding MBL fold metallo-hydrolase: MDLIPFYEKGNTKVFLFILPPFGVNTYVIDDDNTLIIIDPGKGNDIIFQFFNPENYPEKYILITHGHYDHIAGLEILKDKGFKILVPHKEISYLNDSSKNLSYMFGVDFKLNINVETLYEGYYKIGNLKFLAKYFPGHTPGSMIYDFGNFIFTGDFMFSDSIGRTDLPYGDEKMMKRSISIFKEFIKSKKDTTIIMPGHMNICYLEELKNDNIFLKYGG; the protein is encoded by the coding sequence ATGGATTTAATACCTTTTTACGAAAAAGGGAATACAAAAGTATTTTTATTTATTCTTCCTCCTTTTGGCGTAAACACTTATGTTATTGACGATGATAATACATTGATTATAATTGATCCAGGAAAAGGAAATGATATAATATTTCAATTTTTTAATCCTGAAAATTATCCAGAAAAATATATTCTGATAACTCATGGCCATTATGACCATATTGCTGGTCTGGAAATACTAAAAGATAAAGGATTTAAAATTTTGGTTCCACATAAAGAAATAAGTTACTTAAACGATAGTTCTAAAAATCTAAGTTATATGTTTGGTGTTGATTTTAAATTAAACATTAATGTTGAAACACTTTATGAAGGTTATTATAAAATTGGCAATTTAAAATTTCTTGCAAAATATTTTCCGGGACATACTCCTGGTTCAATGATTTATGACTTTGGTAATTTTATATTTACCGGAGATTTTATGTTTAGTGATTCAATTGGCAGAACTGACCTTCCATATGGCGATGAGAAAATGATGAAAAGATCCATTTCCATATTTAAAGAATTTATAAAATCAAAAAAAGATACCACTATAATAATGCCCGGCCATATGAATATCTGTTATCTTGAAGAATTAAAAAATGACAATATCTTTTTAAAATATGGAGGTTAG
- a CDS encoding GGDEF domain-containing protein, with protein MLFSMNIIFKKLYTSTVTKTLNSITSFYNSQIPLLDVYSLKAEEMTEVILKEVLDVFINNPENFKNFFQEYKFNKFKNNPFVKDINYYIINKNGEIIETDYEPDLGLNLAKRIPSYWKFIQKKLSKTDPYISMLSFEVKTNFPRMYAYKTLDNGNIFELGILLNENSVPIFFKTISVLNFNFIQNIYTYNINYTPFSSKFPLLSKEEKNIFENSPVNTGKVNDYTIRELSNWKKAYIYFKWSPPTINNRKFNFVVLTKVVMDFSEIISLKNIVEILFIIITFSVAIIVLIFSYRNALRVEKPITNLIKNIEDGNIGKIDDHTGVREIDTLIKYYSHITKTLAQKLSEEEREFSNLKRKLESMEKEKNLLYDMALKDTLTKLFNKKGAMNIITKIIKNQESFCVIYLEVDNYYLVKDSLGIEEANDMILNLVDIMKQTFRDRDFVFRFTDSEFVVVLRFVNLEISQRVLKRFVDAIKKFNITTDAKYKISISYGLIEYKNQNIDNLFKDAQKKMKEMKELKKSLLRKMKSSKQ; from the coding sequence TTGCTATTTTCAATGAATATTATCTTTAAAAAATTATATACTTCAACAGTAACCAAAACATTAAATTCAATCACTTCTTTTTATAACTCTCAAATCCCGTTGCTAGATGTTTATAGTTTAAAAGCCGAAGAAATGACAGAAGTTATACTAAAAGAAGTTTTAGACGTATTTATAAATAATCCTGAAAATTTTAAAAACTTTTTTCAGGAATATAAATTTAACAAATTCAAAAACAATCCTTTTGTAAAGGACATAAACTATTATATTATCAATAAAAATGGAGAAATAATCGAGACTGATTATGAACCTGATCTTGGATTAAATTTGGCAAAAAGAATTCCTTCATACTGGAAGTTTATTCAAAAAAAGCTAAGTAAAACAGATCCATATATTAGTATGCTTTCTTTTGAAGTAAAAACAAACTTTCCAAGAATGTATGCTTATAAGACTTTAGATAACGGAAATATTTTCGAGCTGGGAATATTGTTAAATGAAAATTCTGTCCCTATATTCTTTAAAACAATTTCTGTTTTGAACTTTAATTTTATACAAAACATATATACTTATAATATAAACTATACACCTTTCTCAAGCAAGTTTCCTTTATTAAGCAAAGAAGAGAAAAATATTTTTGAAAATTCTCCTGTTAATACTGGAAAAGTTAATGATTACACTATAAGAGAATTATCAAACTGGAAAAAAGCTTATATCTACTTCAAATGGTCTCCACCAACTATAAATAATAGAAAGTTTAATTTTGTTGTTTTAACAAAAGTTGTAATGGATTTTTCTGAAATAATTTCTTTAAAAAATATCGTAGAAATTTTATTTATTATAATAACCTTTTCTGTTGCTATTATTGTTCTGATATTTAGTTACAGAAATGCTTTACGCGTAGAAAAACCTATTACAAATTTAATAAAAAATATTGAGGATGGCAATATTGGTAAAATCGATGATCATACCGGTGTTAGAGAAATAGATACTCTTATAAAATATTATTCGCATATAACAAAAACATTGGCGCAGAAATTAAGTGAAGAAGAAAGGGAATTTTCAAATCTTAAAAGAAAACTTGAATCAATGGAAAAAGAAAAAAACTTACTATACGATATGGCTTTAAAAGATACTTTAACAAAGCTATTTAATAAAAAAGGTGCAATGAATATAATTACTAAAATAATTAAAAATCAGGAAAGTTTCTGTGTTATTTATCTTGAAGTCGACAATTATTACCTTGTAAAAGATTCATTAGGAATAGAAGAAGCTAATGATATGATTTTAAATCTTGTGGATATCATGAAACAAACATTTAGAGATAGAGATTTTGTTTTCAGATTTACAGACTCTGAATTTGTAGTAGTTTTAAGATTTGTTAATCTGGAAATTTCTCAACGGGTTTTAAAAAGATTTGTTGATGCCATAAAGAAATTTAATATTACTACTGATGCCAAATACAAAATTTCAATAAGCTACGGTTTAATTGAATACAAAAATCAGAATATTGATAATTTATTTAAAGATGCACAGAAAAAAATGAAAGAAATGAAAGAATTAAAAAAGAGCCTGTTAAGAAAGATGAAATCTTCTAAACAATAA
- the tig gene encoding trigger factor, with translation MQKEVLSTDKNVKRYLVKFDKSDITKAEDQIVRELNQRYTFHGFRKGKVPKKVMKIKFGEDFVEMVREILLDQVEEEFRDDKILFGPYIESFALDNDFAEVEVLVHEHPEITSMKFEEMKVEVPTEKEVVEKFVEERIKDLLEENPILEEKEEPAEINDLVKVKYTVVTEDGKELYKDKESEYVLYEEDKRPMVQDLVGKKKGDYVEINREFEDKKYVYKINVEGVYKRIVPELTDEIAKTLDSEVNSVLELKEKLSKEGAESFKVWKEDYVRNYILAELHKYVDIDVSEETIEDFVEKTLERVKNSGKYDEEVEKYGGEEKYLDELKEQAIRSIKEMTVINKISEDNNLKVEEKELSEAIHSFAHMWRIPHDKAREIVYSNAEILGNLMWDILSKKVADFLKEKVEIVEVENFEEKQKEKEENTEEN, from the coding sequence ATGCAGAAAGAAGTATTATCTACAGACAAAAACGTAAAAAGATATCTTGTAAAATTTGACAAAAGCGATATTACAAAAGCAGAAGACCAGATTGTTAGAGAATTAAACCAGAGATATACATTTCATGGTTTCAGAAAAGGTAAAGTGCCTAAGAAAGTTATGAAAATCAAATTTGGTGAAGATTTTGTTGAAATGGTTAGAGAAATATTATTAGATCAGGTTGAAGAAGAATTTAGAGATGATAAGATTTTATTTGGTCCATATATTGAATCATTTGCTCTTGATAATGATTTTGCAGAAGTTGAAGTATTAGTTCACGAGCATCCTGAAATTACATCAATGAAATTTGAGGAAATGAAAGTAGAGGTCCCAACAGAAAAAGAAGTTGTAGAAAAATTTGTAGAAGAAAGAATAAAGGATTTATTAGAAGAAAATCCTATTCTTGAAGAAAAAGAAGAGCCAGCAGAGATCAATGATCTTGTAAAAGTAAAATATACAGTAGTTACAGAAGACGGAAAAGAATTATATAAAGATAAAGAAAGCGAATATGTATTATACGAAGAAGATAAAAGACCTATGGTTCAGGATCTTGTTGGAAAGAAAAAGGGAGATTACGTTGAAATAAACAGAGAATTTGAAGACAAAAAATACGTGTATAAAATCAATGTTGAAGGAGTTTATAAAAGAATAGTACCTGAATTAACAGATGAAATAGCAAAAACATTAGACAGCGAAGTAAATTCAGTTCTTGAATTAAAAGAAAAGCTCTCAAAAGAAGGAGCAGAATCATTTAAAGTATGGAAGGAAGATTATGTAAGAAATTACATATTAGCAGAATTACACAAGTATGTTGATATAGATGTATCAGAGGAAACAATAGAAGATTTTGTTGAAAAAACTCTTGAAAGAGTTAAAAATAGCGGAAAATACGATGAAGAAGTGGAAAAATACGGTGGAGAAGAAAAATATCTTGATGAATTAAAAGAACAGGCTATAAGATCAATTAAGGAAATGACAGTAATTAACAAAATTTCAGAAGATAATAATTTAAAGGTTGAAGAAAAAGAATTAAGCGAAGCTATACATTCATTTGCTCATATGTGGAGAATTCCTCATGACAAGGCAAGAGAAATTGTTTATTCAAATGCAGAAATTTTAGGAAATCTTATGTGGGATATCTTAAGCAAAAAGGTTGCAGATTTCTTAAAGGAAAAAGTAGAAATAGTTGAAGTTGAAAACTTCGAAGAAAAGCAAAAAGAAAAAGAAGAAAATACAGAAGAAAATTAA